One part of the Mariniflexile litorale genome encodes these proteins:
- a CDS encoding neuraminidase-like domain-containing protein produces MDKLKLTSKKISKTDVSNIHLALRKLNLKVDKTELEIKNLGVSTTNAIKEFQKKKKLPATGKLNKKTIDILNVELFDAHHTNSKTRTVKLHDLLERLSIEIPKEEKQNRATGPETRKAIKSLQKEVGLKADGKISEALLNELHEKVIAKKYTTKTQIGNLQSTLQKALKIAKLPVEITETELKSKKIGASSKKAIQELQTKYNLPATGKLDKSTLDKIQSIAASKGVPVKWMKKASAQDLKLSRGNMSINVTSARVADLQKTLSYLGYKIAAKEYNTQTFGKTTYKAVIAYQKINGLPQTGKIDSKTSKILNKKVKLANPETEEIYNKYRIKGSVRDIIHNRKGNMVLHIHEKLIDGENKEPLMTKKNHSNGFFDIIYSPPIDKITGLPKAKFHLIVKLLDEKDKLITSKIIYNAAKTQWINFNLSGEKYLGDSQFFTTQKILGKALGNVNILTVKETDENKQITELSTQTGLSIDNLMCYLLAIHIANDNTFPATLNAEVFYAFIIQNLPQELPGNLLQATNDWETMPQLVELAKNGIIFSDDQLVEETLNNAISENLVSLKVKINIDSIKKSFADFRQTFTLEKPILIGNANLKLLLDESSISSQNYNLIANQFYISKGINNDFWEAIKADGTIKNKDITDFEAIVKLGNITKNHISTIQFIKKDIGPGKPFNKASDIAKLSEKEFSKLIKDNGNKVPDNIPGDTITEKVKTYAAVLQQRAEFTYPMVSLVSAVKKGGEHPLKKLDEVEKFVDNHEDIDFKTENFDKYLNDNNITIDKSVREEVKVFQRIHKLTPKAAAGQVLIEEGLHSSSRIYALSKTRITTLFEKKGIEPKYAVKLYEQAKSQYAQILGKLMEYTPQIHWGSPQAIIKQTYTKKEIKDALGDIPNLETLFGTLDFCECEHCKSLYGPAAYFTDLLRFLKEHDSLIEQGGNTLNVKDVLFERRPDLGKIKLNCENTNTPMPYIDLVCELLENHIAPKQEDFDFQTTMSASELRAIPQHIRPHAYNTLAEANYPMDTSFNLWQEETRTYLNYLRVPRFELMEAFQDISNPLNKVPKDVFIAAEYFGISSHETKIITKTTDASVVKQNIYWGFNTNQTSVAVSDFMDRTKLTYTELLQLLLVKFVNDPTIPSKSVIERPVDTCDVDTQVITNLNVSKFDIMHRFIRLWRKTGWEMWELDLLLRNTKIGNKTINEDTLINLKKFKLLQGKLKVKFEILLSFYDYINTEERIYPLQANIKVPNLYDQLFRNVTITNPVDTHFKTLPLNAPIILGENTSAPYNGYTPVPTILSALAITQTDFEILKAKTDNSLSLNSLSILLRYTYLAKGLKISITDLTMLQKIKGLANPFNSLQETIDYVETMETIKASGFSLQELDYVINYDAESPLGLREESIIQYIHALRNIIIKNKETIDSLGLNDTLNNLILSFDADALLVVSDVQILIDILPLQNALKVLNEKFINADFSIQETEYILQFANGFDKNNLVSNIKILQENINTLLGQNKKQILSHIANTFNLSDQQATILLENLILPGQAKTLSEILSDKSLLSIVPSGEFIEISVTNFSNHFKAYALLHKVSILLQRIKISTENLEWFIIHHSDLGTLNFSELPITSTITNYYNSWLALYKLISFKSKYPEPENVSMINILEMAIDATVSKEDLLSELSKLTQWDFDELKILVTNLKLKHAIGNLDYTNYKTYWRLHNCIAQAKLTGVNIKTMFLWSNREDINTQSNIAIQTRFAIKSKYENEDWLQKITPLMDDLRDRKRKALVAYHMEESQRNEAPTVVFQGDNIPNPLFWKDANALYKYLLIDVEMSSCQLTSRIKQGISSIQLFVQRCFLNLENRYVQVSQEEKEDVASENAWSQWKWMKVYRIWEANRKVFFYPENWIEPELRDDKSPFFEELENELLQNEITHDNVETAYLSYIHKVDEVANLEVSGVYHERENLNLSEIGYETNFVHVVARTKSIPPIYYYRKYDLNYSTWTAWEKIEVDIEGDQVIPVIYNRKLHLFWLVFMEKAQRTTKTPPAEPSSGSQDAPEPQKMLEIQLAWSIQKEKGWSSKKISKNKMIHPWERPRYAYNLKPYYKPLTNELWLDIYLSTAKEFNDRKFYDPIQNKKVRVTHNYFNETYKPWHSSSFVFNGDVKELNMRGLNSYFHFEIFGSSYDVMLNTTSYEYVHNNFGEDGAKIKKLSTTEDGPRLRLPYGMHFHNTHLTNNKVHSPNNSNLRILKPNGGSPTLLTGAHNPFELVITQQDIQIGAEHPMFYQDHERAFFIQPEWQKRFDQYGQLISSTKKYRFQPFYHPYTTLFLRELNRDGMDGLLNRKLQTKPESYTPKNNFNFSTSYYPNNQLVTVDDEAKKDRLDFSFGGAYSIYNWETFFHGPILIATKLSQNQRFEESMRWFHYIFDPTNIEALPTPQRYWVTKPFYEHNSADYRKQRIENILSNINDDENKDLLKAWRNNPFKPHLIARYRPVAYQRNVVMKYLDNLIAWGDQLFRRDSIESINEASLLYMLAYEILGDRPQKIPNVNREELSFNEIENKLDDFGNASVDVIIEDTLLPIEVVPSTGGSEPMPKIETFYFCIPNNSDLIKYWDTVEDRLFKIRHCMNIEGIVRQLPLFQPPIDPALLVKAAAAGMDLNSVLNDITAGTPHYRFRVIVQKAIDFVNDVKQLGDKLLSVLEKKDVEALSILRSQHEIELLKAIKEVKKKEIDEAVEIVGSMNKAKSSAEERKNYYENKDFINALEAASLILSGGSVVMTGIAGIHNLIASFLHQIPNFSIGISGFGGTPNVTMSVGGGMFASSLQAQGSAVSAVGTMLSQISTMLNTVSGYQRRKEDWDFQGRLADIDIDQIQFQINAAQIRQSIAEKELENQDLQIENAKTVGDYMRNKYTNEQLYNWMITQISTIYFQAYQLAYDMAKKAEKCYQYELGVQNSSYIQFGYWDSLKKGLLSGDKLLHDLRRLETAYIDQNKRELEITKHISLAKIAPLSLMTLKETGQCILSLPEWIFNMDYPGHYMRRIKSVSVSIPCIAGPYTSVNCSLVMIKNEIRIDATLSGGIYEKVDENDLRFKTQLGAISSIATSHGQADSGMFELNFNDERYLPFEGAGVISEWQISMPHENNHFDFASISDMIIHVNYTSRDGGSTLAGPANTQLQNLIPQNSVKLFSLKHEFPNEWHKFIFPSNDLDQEFIVNLKSEHYPFFLRGNINNLKIKKMEIIIESKVDSDFELMMKVTNTDYEAAVSNVSPDPSFNNVHYTTRNYEAGIKPDALGELRFKLKVQGAPANFTSLTSDQIDDLFILCYTTE; encoded by the coding sequence ATGGATAAGCTTAAATTAACTTCGAAAAAAATATCTAAAACTGATGTATCTAACATCCATCTGGCTTTAAGAAAATTAAACCTTAAAGTTGATAAAACTGAATTGGAAATAAAGAATTTGGGGGTATCTACCACCAATGCTATTAAAGAATTCCAAAAAAAGAAAAAGCTGCCAGCTACAGGTAAATTAAATAAAAAAACTATCGATATTTTAAATGTTGAATTGTTTGATGCGCATCATACCAACAGCAAAACCAGAACAGTTAAATTACATGACCTTTTAGAACGCTTATCCATTGAAATTCCAAAAGAAGAAAAACAAAACCGAGCCACCGGACCCGAAACTCGTAAAGCTATCAAAAGCTTACAAAAAGAAGTTGGATTGAAGGCAGATGGTAAAATTAGTGAAGCACTACTCAATGAACTTCATGAAAAAGTAATCGCTAAAAAATACACCACCAAAACACAAATCGGAAATCTACAATCTACATTACAAAAAGCATTAAAAATCGCAAAACTACCTGTAGAAATAACCGAAACTGAACTTAAATCAAAAAAGATAGGTGCTTCTTCTAAAAAAGCAATTCAGGAACTACAAACTAAATATAATTTACCTGCAACTGGAAAATTAGACAAATCTACATTAGATAAAATACAGAGTATTGCTGCTAGTAAAGGTGTTCCTGTAAAGTGGATGAAAAAAGCATCAGCTCAGGATCTTAAGTTGTCAAGAGGTAATATGAGTATTAATGTTACATCTGCAAGAGTTGCCGATTTACAAAAAACGCTATCATATTTGGGATACAAAATAGCAGCTAAAGAATATAACACACAAACTTTTGGAAAAACAACCTATAAAGCTGTAATAGCTTATCAAAAAATTAATGGTCTTCCGCAAACTGGGAAAATTGACAGCAAAACATCTAAAATTTTAAATAAAAAAGTTAAACTGGCAAATCCTGAAACTGAAGAAATTTATAATAAGTATCGCATTAAAGGTTCTGTACGTGACATAATTCACAACCGTAAAGGCAATATGGTTTTGCACATTCACGAAAAACTTATTGATGGTGAAAATAAAGAGCCATTAATGACAAAGAAAAATCACAGTAATGGTTTCTTTGATATTATTTATAGCCCACCTATTGACAAAATTACAGGATTACCTAAAGCTAAATTCCATTTAATAGTTAAACTTTTAGATGAAAAAGATAAATTAATTACATCAAAAATTATTTACAATGCAGCTAAAACTCAATGGATAAACTTCAATCTTTCAGGTGAAAAATATTTAGGTGACTCACAATTCTTTACTACTCAAAAAATTCTAGGAAAAGCACTAGGAAATGTCAATATACTTACGGTAAAAGAAACAGATGAAAATAAACAAATTACTGAATTAAGTACTCAAACTGGTTTGAGTATAGATAATTTAATGTGTTATTTATTAGCGATACATATTGCAAATGACAATACTTTTCCTGCCACACTCAATGCAGAAGTTTTTTATGCTTTTATAATACAAAATCTTCCTCAAGAATTGCCAGGCAATTTATTGCAGGCAACAAATGATTGGGAAACAATGCCTCAACTTGTAGAACTTGCTAAAAATGGAATTATTTTTTCAGATGATCAACTTGTTGAAGAGACCTTAAATAATGCAATTTCAGAAAATTTGGTTTCTTTAAAAGTAAAAATAAATATAGACTCAATTAAAAAATCATTTGCAGATTTTAGACAAACCTTTACACTTGAAAAACCTATTTTAATTGGGAATGCAAACCTTAAATTGTTATTAGATGAATCATCTATATCCTCCCAAAATTATAATTTAATTGCTAATCAATTTTATATAAGTAAAGGTATTAATAATGATTTCTGGGAAGCTATAAAAGCTGATGGAACAATAAAAAATAAAGATATTACTGATTTTGAGGCTATTGTCAAATTGGGAAATATTACAAAAAATCATATTTCAACTATTCAATTTATTAAAAAGGATATCGGTCCAGGTAAACCCTTTAACAAAGCCAGCGATATTGCTAAACTTAGCGAAAAAGAATTCTCAAAATTAATTAAGGATAACGGTAATAAAGTTCCTGATAATATTCCAGGAGATACAATCACCGAAAAAGTGAAAACGTATGCTGCAGTCCTTCAGCAAAGAGCAGAGTTTACATATCCCATGGTTTCATTAGTTTCTGCAGTCAAAAAAGGAGGTGAACATCCACTTAAAAAACTTGATGAAGTTGAAAAATTTGTTGACAATCATGAAGATATAGACTTCAAAACTGAAAATTTTGATAAATACTTGAATGATAATAACATTACTATTGACAAATCAGTTCGAGAAGAAGTTAAAGTTTTTCAACGAATTCATAAATTAACACCAAAAGCTGCTGCTGGTCAGGTATTAATTGAAGAAGGTCTACATAGTTCATCAAGAATATATGCGTTGAGTAAAACAAGAATTACAACCTTATTTGAAAAAAAGGGAATTGAACCTAAATATGCTGTAAAATTATATGAACAAGCCAAATCTCAATATGCTCAAATACTAGGCAAATTGATGGAATATACACCCCAAATACATTGGGGAAGCCCTCAAGCTATTATAAAGCAAACCTATACTAAAAAAGAAATAAAAGATGCATTAGGAGATATTCCTAACCTTGAAACTCTTTTTGGAACTTTAGATTTTTGCGAGTGTGAACACTGCAAATCGTTGTATGGACCAGCTGCCTATTTCACAGATTTACTTAGATTTTTAAAAGAGCATGACTCATTAATAGAACAAGGAGGCAATACATTAAATGTAAAAGATGTTTTATTTGAAAGACGTCCTGATTTAGGCAAAATTAAATTAAATTGTGAAAACACAAATACACCCATGCCGTATATTGATTTGGTGTGTGAATTATTAGAAAATCATATTGCTCCAAAACAAGAAGATTTTGATTTCCAAACAACAATGTCTGCTAGTGAACTAAGAGCTATCCCTCAACATATTCGCCCACATGCATATAACACTTTAGCAGAAGCCAATTACCCAATGGACACTTCTTTTAATTTATGGCAAGAAGAAACTCGTACTTATTTGAATTATTTACGTGTTCCTAGATTTGAATTAATGGAAGCTTTTCAGGATATATCTAACCCCTTAAACAAAGTTCCTAAAGATGTTTTTATAGCTGCTGAATATTTTGGTATTTCTTCTCATGAAACTAAAATTATCACTAAAACAACAGATGCATCTGTTGTAAAACAAAACATATATTGGGGATTCAATACCAACCAAACATCTGTTGCTGTTTCAGACTTCATGGACAGGACAAAATTAACCTATACAGAGCTTTTACAATTGTTGCTTGTAAAATTTGTAAATGACCCAACTATACCATCTAAAAGTGTCATTGAAAGGCCAGTTGACACATGTGATGTTGACACACAAGTAATTACCAATCTAAATGTTTCAAAATTTGATATTATGCATCGTTTTATCAGATTATGGAGAAAAACAGGTTGGGAAATGTGGGAGTTAGATTTACTATTACGAAACACCAAAATTGGGAACAAAACTATTAATGAGGATACTCTTATTAATCTAAAAAAGTTTAAACTACTTCAGGGAAAACTTAAAGTTAAGTTTGAAATACTATTATCATTTTATGACTACATTAATACTGAAGAAAGAATTTATCCATTACAAGCAAATATAAAAGTTCCTAATTTATATGATCAACTATTCAGAAATGTTACTATAACTAACCCTGTAGATACTCATTTTAAAACATTACCACTTAATGCACCAATTATATTAGGAGAAAACACATCCGCACCATATAATGGATATACTCCTGTGCCAACAATACTCTCTGCATTAGCAATAACTCAAACTGATTTTGAAATTTTAAAAGCCAAAACTGACAATAGTTTGTCTCTTAATTCATTATCTATTTTATTGAGGTATACATATTTAGCTAAAGGTCTTAAAATATCAATAACAGACCTCACAATGCTACAAAAAATAAAAGGGCTTGCAAATCCATTTAACTCCTTACAAGAAACTATAGATTATGTGGAAACAATGGAAACTATCAAAGCATCCGGGTTTTCACTTCAAGAATTAGATTATGTTATTAATTATGATGCTGAATCTCCTTTAGGATTAAGAGAAGAGTCGATTATTCAATACATACATGCGCTACGCAATATTATTATAAAAAACAAAGAAACTATTGATAGCTTAGGACTTAATGACACTTTAAATAATCTTATTCTATCTTTTGATGCCGATGCTTTACTAGTAGTTTCTGATGTCCAAATATTAATAGACATTTTACCTTTACAAAATGCCTTAAAAGTATTAAATGAAAAATTTATTAATGCAGATTTTTCTATTCAGGAAACAGAATACATTTTACAGTTTGCTAATGGTTTTGATAAAAATAATCTGGTTTCAAATATTAAAATTTTACAAGAAAACATCAATACTTTACTAGGTCAGAATAAAAAACAAATACTATCTCACATTGCTAATACTTTTAATCTTTCTGATCAACAAGCAACAATTTTATTAGAAAATCTCATACTACCCGGACAGGCGAAGACACTATCAGAAATATTATCTGATAAATCACTTTTAAGTATTGTTCCCAGTGGAGAATTTATAGAAATATCTGTCACTAATTTTTCTAATCATTTCAAAGCTTATGCATTACTCCATAAAGTTTCAATATTGCTTCAACGTATAAAAATATCCACTGAAAATTTAGAATGGTTTATTATACATCACAGTGACCTAGGTACTTTAAATTTTTCTGAATTACCTATTACTTCTACTATCACAAATTATTATAATAGTTGGTTAGCATTATACAAGTTAATCAGTTTTAAATCAAAATATCCTGAACCAGAAAATGTTTCAATGATAAATATTTTGGAAATGGCTATTGATGCTACCGTTTCAAAAGAGGATTTATTATCGGAGCTCAGTAAGCTTACCCAATGGGATTTTGATGAATTAAAAATACTAGTTACCAATTTAAAATTAAAACATGCTATTGGAAATCTTGATTATACAAATTATAAAACATATTGGAGACTACATAATTGCATCGCCCAAGCCAAATTAACTGGTGTTAATATTAAAACTATGTTTCTGTGGTCAAATAGAGAAGATATTAACACTCAATCAAATATTGCAATTCAAACTCGTTTTGCAATAAAATCTAAATATGAAAATGAAGATTGGCTTCAGAAAATAACACCTTTAATGGATGATTTGCGAGATAGAAAGCGCAAAGCATTGGTAGCGTATCATATGGAAGAATCTCAAAGAAATGAGGCTCCAACTGTTGTTTTTCAAGGAGATAATATTCCTAATCCTTTATTTTGGAAAGATGCAAATGCGTTATACAAATATTTATTAATAGATGTAGAAATGAGTTCCTGCCAACTTACCTCACGTATCAAACAAGGAATAAGCTCTATACAATTATTTGTTCAGCGTTGCTTTCTTAACCTTGAAAATCGTTATGTACAGGTAAGTCAGGAAGAAAAAGAAGATGTAGCTTCGGAAAATGCTTGGTCACAATGGAAATGGATGAAAGTGTATCGTATATGGGAAGCCAATCGTAAAGTATTCTTTTACCCTGAAAATTGGATTGAACCTGAATTACGCGATGACAAGTCGCCATTTTTTGAGGAACTTGAAAATGAATTATTACAAAATGAAATTACACATGATAATGTAGAAACTGCCTATTTAAGTTATATTCACAAGGTTGATGAAGTGGCTAATTTAGAAGTGAGTGGGGTTTATCATGAACGAGAAAATTTAAATCTAAGTGAAATAGGATATGAAACAAACTTTGTGCATGTAGTGGCCAGAACTAAATCTATTCCTCCAATTTATTATTATCGCAAATATGATTTAAATTATTCAACATGGACTGCTTGGGAAAAAATTGAAGTAGATATTGAGGGTGATCAGGTTATACCAGTAATTTATAATCGAAAACTGCATCTGTTTTGGTTAGTATTTATGGAAAAAGCACAACGAACAACTAAAACACCACCTGCAGAACCTTCTTCAGGGTCTCAGGATGCACCTGAACCTCAGAAAATGTTAGAAATTCAATTAGCTTGGAGTATTCAGAAGGAAAAGGGCTGGTCTTCTAAAAAAATATCTAAAAATAAAATGATTCATCCGTGGGAAAGGCCACGTTATGCTTATAATTTGAAGCCATACTATAAACCACTTACTAATGAGTTGTGGTTGGATATTTATCTTTCTACAGCAAAAGAATTTAATGACAGAAAATTTTATGACCCAATACAAAATAAAAAGGTGCGTGTAACGCATAATTATTTTAATGAAACTTATAAGCCCTGGCATTCATCTTCCTTTGTGTTTAATGGGGATGTTAAAGAGTTAAATATGAGAGGACTTAATTCTTATTTCCACTTTGAGATATTTGGTTCAAGTTATGATGTTATGTTAAACACTACATCTTATGAATATGTGCACAATAATTTTGGTGAAGATGGTGCAAAAATTAAAAAACTATCAACAACTGAAGATGGTCCCAGATTACGTTTACCTTACGGTATGCATTTTCACAATACACACTTAACCAATAATAAAGTACATTCACCTAATAATAGCAATTTAAGAATATTAAAACCAAATGGTGGCTCACCTACTTTACTTACTGGTGCACACAATCCATTTGAACTAGTGATTACACAACAAGACATTCAAATAGGTGCTGAACATCCTATGTTTTATCAAGATCATGAAAGAGCTTTTTTTATTCAACCTGAATGGCAAAAAAGATTTGATCAATATGGTCAATTAATTAGTAGCACAAAAAAATATCGTTTTCAACCTTTTTATCATCCTTACACCACCCTATTTTTAAGAGAATTAAATAGAGATGGAATGGATGGATTATTGAATCGAAAACTTCAAACAAAACCAGAAAGCTATACTCCAAAAAACAATTTTAATTTTAGTACTAGCTATTATCCAAACAATCAATTAGTCACTGTTGATGATGAAGCTAAAAAGGATCGATTAGATTTCTCTTTTGGCGGAGCCTATTCAATTTATAATTGGGAAACTTTTTTTCATGGTCCCATACTAATTGCAACAAAACTTTCACAAAATCAACGATTTGAAGAATCAATGCGTTGGTTTCATTACATTTTTGATCCTACCAATATAGAAGCGTTACCAACACCACAACGCTATTGGGTTACAAAGCCATTTTACGAACACAATTCAGCAGATTATCGCAAACAAAGAATAGAAAATATTTTATCTAACATTAATGATGATGAAAATAAAGACCTATTAAAAGCATGGAGAAATAATCCTTTTAAGCCTCATTTAATTGCTCGTTATCGACCAGTAGCATATCAACGCAATGTAGTAATGAAATATTTGGATAATTTAATTGCTTGGGGAGACCAACTATTTCGTCGAGATTCAATAGAATCTATAAATGAAGCTTCATTGTTGTACATGCTTGCTTATGAAATTCTGGGAGATCGTCCTCAAAAAATTCCAAATGTAAATCGTGAGGAGTTAAGTTTTAACGAAATTGAAAACAAGCTTGATGATTTTGGAAATGCAAGCGTAGATGTAATAATAGAAGATACCTTGCTGCCTATTGAGGTGGTTCCTTCCACAGGGGGAAGTGAGCCAATGCCAAAAATCGAAACTTTTTATTTCTGTATCCCAAATAATAGTGACCTTATAAAATATTGGGACACTGTTGAAGATAGGTTATTCAAAATTCGTCATTGCATGAATATTGAAGGAATTGTTAGGCAACTTCCTTTATTTCAACCTCCTATAGATCCAGCTTTATTAGTTAAGGCAGCAGCAGCTGGTATGGATTTAAATAGTGTTTTAAATGATATTACAGCTGGCACACCTCATTATCGCTTTAGAGTGATTGTTCAAAAAGCTATTGATTTTGTAAATGATGTAAAACAATTAGGAGATAAGTTATTAAGTGTTCTTGAAAAGAAAGATGTAGAAGCCTTATCAATTTTACGTTCACAACATGAAATAGAATTGTTAAAAGCAATTAAAGAAGTAAAGAAAAAAGAGATAGATGAAGCTGTTGAAATAGTAGGCAGTATGAATAAGGCAAAAAGTTCTGCTGAAGAGAGAAAAAACTACTACGAAAATAAAGACTTTATTAATGCTCTAGAGGCAGCTTCTTTAATACTTTCTGGAGGCTCTGTCGTAATGACTGGCATTGCAGGTATTCATAACTTAATTGCTAGCTTTTTGCATCAAATACCTAATTTTAGTATAGGTATTTCTGGTTTTGGAGGAACTCCTAATGTAACTATGTCAGTTGGAGGTGGAATGTTTGCAAGTTCTTTACAGGCACAAGGTAGTGCTGTTAGTGCTGTAGGAACTATGCTTTCCCAAATATCAACAATGCTTAATACGGTTTCTGGTTATCAACGAAGAAAGGAAGATTGGGATTTTCAAGGGAGATTAGCCGATATAGATATTGATCAAATTCAATTTCAGATTAATGCTGCTCAAATTCGCCAATCAATTGCAGAAAAAGAACTTGAAAATCAGGATCTTCAAATTGAGAATGCTAAAACTGTTGGTGATTACATGCGTAATAAGTATACCAATGAACAATTGTATAATTGGATGATTACTCAAATTTCAACAATCTATTTTCAAGCATATCAACTAGCTTATGATATGGCTAAAAAGGCTGAAAAATGTTATCAATATGAACTAGGGGTTCAAAACTCTTCTTATATACAGTTTGGTTATTGGGATAGTCTTAAAAAAGGATTGTTATCTGGTGATAAATTACTTCATGATTTAAGGAGATTAGAAACTGCATATATAGATCAAAATAAAAGAGAACTCGAAATTACAAAGCATATTTCATTAGCTAAAATAGCACCACTTAGTTTAATGACACTTAAAGAAACTGGACAATGCATTCTATCATTACCTGAATGGATATTTAATATGGACTATCCAGGTCATTATATGAGACGTATCAAGTCAGTATCTGTTTCTATCCCATGCATTGCGGGGCCTTACACAAGTGTGAATTGCAGTTTGGTTATGATTAAAAATGAAATCCGTATAGATGCAACACTTTCTGGAGGTATTTATGAAAAGGTAGATGAAAATGATTTGAGATTTAAAACACAATTGGGGGCAATTTCATCGATTGCAACTAGCCATGGTCAAGCCGATAGTGGTATGTTTGAATTGAATTTTAATGATGAAAGATATTTACCATTTGAAGGGGCAGGTGTTATAAGTGAATGGCAAATTAGCATGCCTCATGAAAATAATCATTTCGATTTCGCGAGTATATCCGATATGATTATTCATGTTAATTATACATCAAGAGATGGAGGTAGTACATTGGCCGGACCTGCAAATACTCAATTACAAAATCTAATTCCTCAAAATTCAGTGAAACTATTTAGTCTTAAACATGAGTTTCCTAATGAGTGGCATAAATTTATATTTCCTAGTAATGATTTAGATCAAGAATTTATAGTCAATTTAAAATCTGAACATTATCCATTCTTTTTAAGAGGAAATATTAACAATCTTAAGATTAAAAAAATGGAAATAATTATTGAAAGTAAAGTTGATTCTGATTTTGAATTAATGATGAAAGTTACAAATACCGATTATGAGGCAGCAGTAAGTAATGTTTCTCCTGATCCATCTTTTAATAATGTGCATTATACGACTCGAAATTATGAAGCGGGAATTAAGCCTGATGCTTTAGGTGAATTGAGATTTAAATTAAAAGTACAAGGAGCACCTGCTAATTTCACTTCATTAACTTCTGATCAAATAGATGATTTATTCATTTTATGTTATACCACTGAGTAA
- a CDS encoding nucleotidyltransferase domain-containing protein, translating into MTNKTLNRIINYIKIVADPESIILFGSFAKGNNNLHSDIDLLLIMEDVYFKNILVNQISHFISELSLRSDVLIHSKKEIEIANKDSFSFLGSIIKEGKIIYTKLR; encoded by the coding sequence ATGACAAATAAAACTTTAAATAGAATTATTAATTATATAAAAATTGTAGCTGATCCGGAAAGCATTATTCTTTTCGGATCGTTTGCAAAAGGAAACAATAACCTGCATAGTGACATCGATTTACTATTAATCATGGAAGATGTGTATTTTAAAAACATATTAGTGAATCAAATCAGTCATTTCATTAGCGAATTATCACTAAGATCTGATGTTTTAATACATTCAAAAAAAGAAATTGAAATTGCTAATAAAGATTCTTTTTCATTTTTAGGATCCATAATAAAAGAAGGAAAAATAATTTACACAAAATTGCGTTAA
- a CDS encoding DinB family protein — translation MAIATKKLLQSLLDITRQNLNSIEKLKNQPIDLLNWKQNAESWSILECIEHLNRYGDFYIPEITNKIKTSNYKSSEIFKSNWLGKYFSKSVSYNEDLNKMKTFKSMNPLNSELDIETLEKFINQQHQIIELLDKSKNVNLDKTKTAISISKWIKLKLGDTFRVLIYHNDRHIKQAEKTLKKASK, via the coding sequence ATGGCAATAGCAACTAAAAAATTATTACAAAGTCTATTAGATATTACTCGTCAAAATTTGAATAGCATAGAAAAATTAAAAAATCAACCTATTGATTTACTAAATTGGAAACAAAATGCAGAAAGTTGGAGTATATTAGAATGTATAGAACATTTAAATAGGTATGGCGATTTCTATATTCCAGAAATAACAAACAAGATTAAAACCTCTAATTACAAAAGTTCTGAAATTTTTAAAAGTAATTGGTTAGGTAAATATTTTAGTAAGTCTGTTTCATACAATGAGGATTTAAACAAAATGAAAACATTTAAATCCATGAATCCTTTAAACTCAGAACTAGATATTGAAACACTCGAAAAGTTTATAAATCAACAACATCAGATAATTGAACTTTTAGATAAGTCTAAAAATGTTAATCTAGACAAAACGAAAACAGCAATTTCGATTTCGAAATGGATTAAATTAAAATTAGGAGATACATTTAGAGTACTGATATATCATAATGATAGACATATCAAACAAGCTGAAAAAACATTAAAAAAAGCCAGCAAGTAA